The following nucleotide sequence is from Pseudomonadota bacterium.
TGATCAGCCTTTGCGTTTGCAGTGTGGCCCTTCCCACAAGAAGTATACGGTAATTGCAAGACCTCAACTACCGGCGAACCTGTGGGTATTTATTCAGTGTTTTTGACGTCGGCGAGCGCACAATAACACCGATGCAAGGCATACACTTGTGGAAGTAACGCCTCAATGGATGCGTTATTGTCAATCACATCGTCGGCCGCCGCGAGCCGCGTTTGGCGGTCGATCTGAGCATCGATAATGCGTTTGGCGGATTCGGGGGTTTCATTATCGCGTTCGCACAGACGTCTAATTTGGGTCGACACCGCGCAATCCACAATTAACACACGGTCGAGTTGCTCCTGCCAACCACCTTCCACCAACAGTGGAATATCGAGTAAATGATACGGTCCTGGCGCTGAATTGCTGCGCTGAAGCAAGGTCGAGCCGATCATTGGATGCAATAGCGCATCGACTCGTTCTTTTTCCGCGGGATCGGAAAATATGATGTCTCTCAGTTGCTTACGGTTTAGCTGGCCGTCGTCGGTGAGAATATCAGGACCGAATAAGTCCACCACGCCGTGCAGCCCGGGCGTGCCGGGCAGCACCACGTCTCGTGCAATTCGATCGGCATCGATAACCGTGATACCCAGAAACTCAAACAGTTTGGCGACACTGGATTTGCCGCTGGCGATACCGCCGGATAAGCCCACTCGCAGCGACATGAGTTACTCAAGGCCCGCGATGCGCGCGTAGAACGCGAGCAGCGGTTCACCAAACATCAACGCCACCCATCCCGCCGCGGCAAGATAGGGGCCAAACGGAATGGGCACTTCGCGGCCATGACGCGCTAATACGATCAACGCGATCCCTACCACGGCGCCGACGACTGCGGACAACAGAATAACCATAGGTAAGTACACCCATCCCAGCCAGGCACCCAGTACGGCGAGCAATTTGAAATCGCCATACCCCATGCCTTCTTTGCCGGTCGCCAGTTTAAACAGTTGGTATACCGACCAAAGACTCAGATAACCGGCGGCGGCACCCATGATCGCGTTGGTGGGAGAAATGAACAGCCTCTGGGCATCGACCTCGCCGTGCCACAACGTGAGGAGCAGTCCCAGCCACAACAGGGGCTGCGTGATACTGTCCGGCAGCAACTGCGTGTCGAAGTCGATGCCGCTCAACGCAATAAGCGCCCAGGTAAGCGCGATGGCGGCCAGAGCTTCGACGCCGGCCCCGAAACGCCAGGCTACAAGCGCCGTTGCGATGCCGGTAAATAACTCAACCAGAGGATACCGTATCGAAATGGGTGTTCGGCAGTTTGCACATTTCCCGCGTAAAAACAGATAGCTGACGACTGGGATGTTCTCGAGCGCGGTGATCATGTGCCCGCAATGGGGGCAGGCGGAGCGGGGCACGACCAAGTTGTAAGGCGTTTGCTCGGGCGGCGTTTCACCGCGCAGCGCAGCGCATTCGGCCTCCCATTCGCGTTTCATCATGATGGGTAGTCGATGGATCACCACATTGAGAAAGCTGCCCACCAACAAGCCGACCAGACCGGCCACCACGATAAAGGTCGTCGGGCTTTGCTGCATGAGTTCAAGCATGAATGTCCTTTAGGATGTAGCGATGTGCGAGAGCATGTCGTTGCGTGGGACAACCCTCAACACTGGAAGGCTGATCGGCGATTGTTTCCGCGCCGTCAATCGCCATTACTCGCCGCGCATGGGCAGGGCTGATCGACGCGTTAAACCATCACGATACGAATGTGCGTCCTGCCTGATGCGTCCCACTTGCGCTGGATCTGGGGTGGGCGTGCGTTTAGCTGACCACCGAACCCATTTTGAAGATCGGTAGGTACATGGCCACAACCAAGCCACCGACGAGAATCCCGAGTATCGACATGATGAGCGGCTCCAGTAGGCTGCTCATGCTGTCGACCAGGTTATCCACCTCGGCTTCGTAGAAATCCGCTACTTTGCCCGACATCTCGTCAAGTGAACCCGATTCCTCACCGATCGCGATCATCTGCGTCACCATATTGGGAAAGAGCTCAGTGTCTTGCATAGCGCGCTGCAATCGCTGTCCGGTTGCCACTTCGTCACGAATCTCGTAGGTCGCCGATTCAAACACAATGTTACCGGTTGCCCCAGCGACCGAATCCATGGCTTCGACCAGCGGCACACCAGCGGCGAACATGGTCGATAGCGTACGCGCAAACCGAGCGATTGCTGCTTTGTTCAATATTTGGCCGACAATAGGCAGCTTGAGAATGATGCGGTCGAGCAAATGGCGAAACTTACGCGAGCGTTTCTTGGTGTAAATGAATGCCCCCGCAATGGCGCCAAGACCGATCACAATCATCCAGCCTTTCGTCCGCACAAATAGCGACATATTAATCACGGTTTGAGTGAACGATGGCAGGTCAGCACCGAAACCCGAAAACAGGCTCTCGAACTGAGGAATAACGAAAATCAACAAAATGGTGGTAACGATAATGGCGACGAGCACCACGGCGATCGGATAGAACAGCGCTTTCTTAATTTTGGCTTTAATCGCTTCCGTTTTTTCTTTATAAGTGGCGACCTTATCGAGCAAGGTTTCCAACGCACCGGCTTGCTCACCGGCGCCCACCAGGTTGACGAACAGGTCGTCGAAATACAGAGGATGACGTGCGAGACTGTCGGCCAGACTCGTACCGCCCTCAACCGACGTTTTAATATCCAACACCAGTTCTTGCATGGCACGGTTTTCATGGCCGTTGCCGATTATCTCAAATGCCTGCACGAGCGGCACACCCGAAGCCATCATGGTGGCCAGCTGGCGGCTGAAGATAGCGATGTCGGTGGTCGTAATCTTACCGCCTTTGAATAAAGTCGACTGCTTCTTGATCTTGACGGGCACCAATCCCTGTCGACGCATTTCCGAGCGCACGGCGGCTTCGCTGGCGGCCACCAGTTTGCCTTTCACGCGCTTGCCGCGACGGTCGGTGCCTTCCCATGAAAACGGAATCTGTTTAGTTGCTGCTGTATCGGACATAGTCGGGGCCTTCTGCTGCCGGTTAGCGCGCTCGATTAATGCTCGAGCGTGACGCGGTTAATTTCTTCAAGACTGGTAATGCCTGCGCGCACCTTTTCGAGTGCGGAGCGTCGCAGGTCCCAAATGCCTTCCTTGTCACTCTGG
It contains:
- a CDS encoding A24 family peptidase, coding for MLELMQQSPTTFIVVAGLVGLLVGSFLNVVIHRLPIMMKREWEAECAALRGETPPEQTPYNLVVPRSACPHCGHMITALENIPVVSYLFLRGKCANCRTPISIRYPLVELFTGIATALVAWRFGAGVEALAAIALTWALIALSGIDFDTQLLPDSITQPLLWLGLLLTLWHGEVDAQRLFISPTNAIMGAAAGYLSLWSVYQLFKLATGKEGMGYGDFKLLAVLGAWLGWVYLPMVILLSAVVGAVVGIALIVLARHGREVPIPFGPYLAAAGWVALMFGEPLLAFYARIAGLE
- the coaE gene encoding dephospho-CoA kinase (Dephospho-CoA kinase (CoaE) performs the final step in coenzyme A biosynthesis.), with product MSLRVGLSGGIASGKSSVAKLFEFLGITVIDADRIARDVVLPGTPGLHGVVDLFGPDILTDDGQLNRKQLRDIIFSDPAEKERVDALLHPMIGSTLLQRSNSAPGPYHLLDIPLLVEGGWQEQLDRVLIVDCAVSTQIRRLCERDNETPESAKRIIDAQIDRQTRLAAADDVIDNNASIEALLPQVYALHRCYCALADVKNTE
- a CDS encoding type II secretion system F family protein, coding for MSDTAATKQIPFSWEGTDRRGKRVKGKLVAASEAAVRSEMRRQGLVPVKIKKQSTLFKGGKITTTDIAIFSRQLATMMASGVPLVQAFEIIGNGHENRAMQELVLDIKTSVEGGTSLADSLARHPLYFDDLFVNLVGAGEQAGALETLLDKVATYKEKTEAIKAKIKKALFYPIAVVLVAIIVTTILLIFVIPQFESLFSGFGADLPSFTQTVINMSLFVRTKGWMIVIGLGAIAGAFIYTKKRSRKFRHLLDRIILKLPIVGQILNKAAIARFARTLSTMFAAGVPLVEAMDSVAGATGNIVFESATYEIRDEVATGQRLQRAMQDTELFPNMVTQMIAIGEESGSLDEMSGKVADFYEAEVDNLVDSMSSLLEPLIMSILGILVGGLVVAMYLPIFKMGSVVS